One Spinacia oleracea cultivar Varoflay chromosome 4, BTI_SOV_V1, whole genome shotgun sequence DNA segment encodes these proteins:
- the LOC110798151 gene encoding uncharacterized protein — protein sequence MAWTVAAHFSSSPIVASFWELEPKTSSHCVVSSLRSMTASFRVMASARNYTALQSRDSGHLIRVPSRDLFVVLPLYSDVSYCPRTLTGYWVGPDTEDGWGFVEAFIDKIL from the exons atggcgtgGACAGTGGCAGCTCACTTCTCTTCATCTCCAATCGTCGCTTCTTTCTGG GAGCTAGAGCCGAAAACAAGTTCTCACTGTGTAGTTTCAAGTCTACGGTCTATGACAGCAT CATTCAGAGTCATGGCCTCTGCCAGGAATTACACCGCCTTACAGAGTCGGGACTCTGGCCACCTGATTAGAGTACCATCTAGGGATTTATTTGTTGTATTGCCCCTTTATTCTGATGTAAGTTACTGTCCTCGAACATTAACCGGCTACTGGGTCGGACCCGACACTGAGGATGGTTGGGGTTTTGTAGAAGCCTTTATTGATAAAATTCTCTGA